From the Bacillus tuaregi genome, one window contains:
- a CDS encoding DUF3939 domain-containing protein: protein MAFNWFKKKKMQEYYPIKEVSIVEMRAAVREFACNMREGINLSVIINDDNSINIDYIKSYLKCIPTKSFYMSRETYEIFEEEEKEMAIYSDVIQAAVDLYIDSTGELPVIKDNPYQKISYKKLSEWLEDPPDIEFYMTDLENLISHKKPDLSKKKHRRSI, encoded by the coding sequence ATGGCTTTTAATTGGTTTAAAAAAAAGAAAATGCAAGAATATTATCCGATAAAAGAGGTATCCATCGTTGAGATGAGGGCAGCTGTAAGGGAATTTGCATGCAATATGCGTGAAGGAATCAATCTCAGTGTCATCATAAATGACGATAATTCCATTAATATAGATTATATAAAGTCATACTTAAAATGCATCCCGACAAAGTCTTTTTATATGTCGAGAGAAACGTACGAAATTTTCGAAGAAGAAGAAAAGGAAATGGCTATTTATTCAGATGTTATACAAGCTGCGGTTGACCTTTATATTGACTCGACAGGTGAACTTCCAGTGATAAAGGATAATCCGTATCAGAAAATAAGCTATAAAAAGCTGTCTGAATGGCTGGAGGATCCACCCGATATCGAATTCTACATGACCGATTTAGAAAATCTGATTTCACATAAGAAGCCTGATTTATCGAAAAAGAAGCATAGGAGAAGTATCTAA
- a CDS encoding YitT family protein yields MSELALKKSSHKGLAIRSIIKRAIFITIGAIIMGYGLEAILIPNQMIDGGVTGLSMLLSHITPINLSVFLVLLNLPFFFLGYKQIGKTFAISMLYGIIALSVATSFMHHVEPIVHDELLAVVFGGVTLGIGVGLTLRNGGVLDGTETLAILIEKRLPFSVGEIIMFVNVIIFAIAAFVFGLENALFSMLTYYIAFKTIDIVVKGMEDMKSMYIISDHTTEIADAITERLGRGVTYLHGEGSYSGEDKRVILCVFTRLEETKMKDIIREIDSGAFTISTEVAEVRGGRFKKRDIH; encoded by the coding sequence ATGAGTGAATTAGCGTTAAAGAAAAGCAGTCATAAAGGATTAGCTATAAGAAGTATTATTAAACGGGCCATATTCATTACAATCGGAGCCATTATTATGGGCTACGGTCTTGAGGCGATATTAATCCCTAATCAAATGATTGACGGCGGTGTAACCGGTTTATCGATGCTGCTCAGCCATATCACGCCCATTAACCTAAGTGTTTTTCTTGTGCTATTAAACCTGCCTTTCTTTTTCTTAGGTTACAAGCAAATTGGAAAAACCTTTGCCATTAGTATGCTGTATGGAATTATTGCCTTATCGGTGGCGACTTCTTTTATGCATCATGTAGAGCCAATTGTCCATGATGAATTATTAGCAGTTGTATTTGGCGGAGTAACATTAGGAATTGGAGTGGGTTTGACGCTTCGAAATGGTGGAGTATTAGATGGAACGGAAACCCTAGCGATTCTAATTGAAAAACGCTTACCGTTTTCTGTCGGTGAAATCATCATGTTTGTCAATGTAATCATCTTCGCTATTGCAGCCTTTGTCTTCGGATTAGAAAATGCCCTATTTTCCATGCTTACTTATTATATTGCCTTTAAGACGATAGATATTGTCGTAAAAGGAATGGAAGATATGAAATCAATGTATATCATAAGCGATCATACGACGGAAATAGCGGATGCCATAACGGAACGCTTAGGACGTGGTGTTACCTACCTACATGGCGAAGGCTCATATAGCGGTGAGGATAAACGTGTGATTCTTTGTGTATTTACAAGACTTGAGGAAACGAAGATGAAGGATATTATTAGAGAAATCGATTCAGGAGCCTTTACGATTTCAACAGAAGTAGCGGAAGTCCGTGGCGGTCGATTTAAGAAACGAGACATTCATTAA